The genomic window TAAAAGTCCAGAAAGAACATCACTCTCTTCTAATTTTAAATATTGAGATACAACACGTGCTGAATCAATTAAGTTTCTATGTGAAATAACAATACCATTTGGTTTTCCAGAAAGTCCAAAAGAGTAAGTAATAACTGCATTATCATGTCCATTTACATCACAAGAATATGGTTTATTATAATATTTATAAATCTCTTCAAATGATGGTAACTCTTTATGAGTAGTTTCATAAGAGATAATATGTCCATCAAATTTAATCTCTTCAATTGATTCAATTTTGATTTTATCAGTAATTATACATTTTATATCGCAATCACCAATTATATATTCAACTTGTTCTGGTTTAAGTAATTTTGTTAATGGAACCAATACATACTGTGTTGACAAAATTGCTAAAATAGCTACAACTTGGTCTATTCCTTTATTTGAATAAACTCCAATTCTACTACCTTTTGGTAAATCTAATTCACTTAAATAATAAGCAATTTGATTTACTTTAGTAAAAAGTTCACTGTAAGTTAATTTTTCATTTCCAAAAACTAATGCATTTTTATTTGGGTTTGAGATATTTGCATCTTCTATTAATGTTCTAATACAATTTATTGACATTGTTTTCCCCTTATTGTTGTGTAATACCAAGTGTCCAAATATCATAATTTGAATCCAAGATAATAGATGGATGAATATCTGAAGTTAAAATCTTTTTATAAAAAAATGAAATAATATCCTCAGCTTCTTCAAAACTTAATACTTTTGTAATTCCACCTGTTAATACAATTGATTTTAGTAGATTTAACTTTAATTTTATATATAAAGGATGAGCTTCACTAACTTTATATAAAACTAAGAAAATTGCTAATTGCATTAAAATTCGTAAACTTTTTGGTGAATCTTCATTGAAAATATTTTCTGTTACTTTTAAATGAGCTAATAATTCATAAACAAATTCATTGTTTTTAGCTGCAAATATTAAAGACTCTTTAGATTTAAAAACTCCAAGTTTTTTGAAAACTAATCTATCATATTCATTTTCAGTAACCATATTATCATAAGATAAATCTTTAGAGTAGTGAATATCAGTTGTTGCTCCTCCAATATCTATTAGAATAAATGGATTTACAACCGCAAATTTACTATCTATAAAAGATAGAGTTTTATTTACAATATATGGAGTTGAAAATATTTGATTTGAAGTTAAATCATATAAATGTTTTATATCTTCTTTTCCTTCAATATCAGCTTGGTAAAGGTTTGTTAAATATTGTTTTAAAGGTTCTTCAACAACATGAAGTTTATTGTTTATGATATTTTCTACAACTACTAAATTTTGGATATTACCACTTAAATACTCAGCATCTTTAGTTGTTCCTGCAAATACAATATTTGAAAATCTTAAATTTCCTAAATAGTTAAATAATTTATCATCAAAAACATTATCAACACTATTAATTCCACCAACAACAATTACCACATCAATTAAATCACTAGGAATTGAAGTGGTTTCAATATCTTGGTATAAAACTGTATTAATAATATTAATCCCAGAGTTATAAGCAATATTTGTAGCAAATTTTAGTGAAAAAGAGTTTGTGATTCCAATAATTAAAGTTGTTAATCCACCATTTGCAGATGAACAGATAAATACTTCATCTTTTTTAAATTTAGAAATCGTATCAGAACATTTTGATAATAAATCATCATAAATATCTTTATTAAAATCCCTAAAATGTTGTTCAACTTGGTTGTTTGCACAAACTTTGAAATATGTACTTCCAACATCTATTAATAATTTATTTTGGCTCATTGCATAATTCCTATATCATGGATAATATCATTTACTATTGATGAAGCATCTTTGTTTAAGTCACATTGAGCTTTTTCATATTCAAAACATCTATCAGAAATTGGAAGATTTCCTTTTTTAATGATTCTAATATTTTTGTTTTTATCTCTTACAGTTACTACTTCATTGTGGTTAATAATATGTGGAGAGTATGGAACATCGATAATTCCTGATTTTATAGAGTTAAATACTTTTCTCCATAAAGTGTCAGCTTTGTCATTAAATACAGCTTCCATAATAGACATTACTTCACTTGTTACTATCTCTTCTTCTTGTTCATCTGAGATATTTGGAATACCTTGTAACATTCTTAGTGTATATTGTGTATTTGCAACAGTTTTTGCATTTGATTCACGAGTAGGAATACCAAATGCTTCATCTCTTGTTTTTGTAATGATTTTATCAGCTCGCACCATTGAAGCAATAACAGTTGAAGTATTGATTAGTGATTCTGAGAAATCTTTATTTGATGGAAATGCGCCCATCCATTGATGATAAACAAGATTTATCATAGCATCACCACATCCAATTTGTTCAGCATAATGTTTTGCCATTTTTCTTAAAACATTTGCAGTTACAATATCTTGAATCATAGAACCTGTTTGAGAAAATGAAACAGAGAAAGATTTTACGCCTTCTTCAAGTGATAAAAGCATTTCGCAAATTTGAATAACAATAGTAATACAAGGTGGCACTAATGTTGCTGTTAATGGGCCAAATGATTCTCTATTGATTGGTTCATTTAGTTTTGAGTAGTTAGCACAAATTCTTTCTACATACTTCCAATACATAAATGCTTTATCTAATGGAAAGTTTTTAGAGTAGGGTAAAAGGTAAGTAATTGGCCCACCTTCGATTTCAAAAATACCAGAAGCCAATGCCGTTTCAATTAAAAGTCTAGCATCTGGAGTTCCATGTCTTAATGAAATTGGTTTATCAAAATGAGTCATCATTTTTCTAGATGTTCTATAACCATGATTTACAAGTGGGTAACCATTTAACATATCAACTTCATTTTCTTCTGAAAGTTTTAACATTTTTGCACTTGTTGCATAGTCATTTAATCTTGTATTTGAATCAATTGTACATGGTAGTACATCAACATTTGCATCTACGAAAAACTCATAAAGTGAAAACATTTTTTTATAAGTTGGAAATCCACCACGTGGCTGAACTAACATCTTCTTTTTGTTTTTAAAATGGTGTGAAATAAATAGATTTTTTGAAGCGCCTTTTATAAACTCTTCAATCTCTGCAAAATCAAAATTATCTGCGTATTTATTTTGAACGATTATGTTTCTTTCTTCTTGAAGTAAACTCATTTTCTCTCTCTTAAATATTTTTCTAATTCATCAAGACCAGTATTTAAGTCAACTTGGTGGAATACTAAATCAAAACCGTAGTTTTTGAATTTTGGAACAAGTACACTTGCATCTCCCTCTCCAACAGCTAAGTTTCCACCAATCATAAATACAACATCTTTTAAATTCTTATATTTTGATTTTAAAATAGCAAGCTCTCTACACCAACCCTCTGCTTCACCATTTAGTGAAGATATAAGTAATACATCAGCATTTGTTTCAATTACTGCATCAATAAACTCTTCAAGGTATGTATTAACACCAAGATTAAATACTTCAAAGCCTCTTGCTTGTAGTGATATATCAATAAGTCTATTTGCAACTACATGTATATCATTCCCAACTACGCCTGTAACTACTTTCATATTTTCAACCTAATTACTAGTTTTTATTTGCTTTCATAAAGGGCAATATTCTATCTAAAGAAGTGTTATAAATTGTTTAGGTAAATGAGTGTGATTTTTTATTTATGTTGTATTTAAAATAGA from Arcobacter venerupis includes these protein-coding regions:
- the glmS gene encoding methylaspartate mutase subunit S gives rise to the protein MKVVTGVVGNDIHVVANRLIDISLQARGFEVFNLGVNTYLEEFIDAVIETNADVLLISSLNGEAEGWCRELAILKSKYKNLKDVVFMIGGNLAVGEGDASVLVPKFKNYGFDLVFHQVDLNTGLDELEKYLRERK
- a CDS encoding methylaspartate mutase; its protein translation is MSLLQEERNIIVQNKYADNFDFAEIEEFIKGASKNLFISHHFKNKKKMLVQPRGGFPTYKKMFSLYEFFVDANVDVLPCTIDSNTRLNDYATSAKMLKLSEENEVDMLNGYPLVNHGYRTSRKMMTHFDKPISLRHGTPDARLLIETALASGIFEIEGGPITYLLPYSKNFPLDKAFMYWKYVERICANYSKLNEPINRESFGPLTATLVPPCITIVIQICEMLLSLEEGVKSFSVSFSQTGSMIQDIVTANVLRKMAKHYAEQIGCGDAMINLVYHQWMGAFPSNKDFSESLINTSTVIASMVRADKIITKTRDEAFGIPTRESNAKTVANTQYTLRMLQGIPNISDEQEEEIVTSEVMSIMEAVFNDKADTLWRKVFNSIKSGIIDVPYSPHIINHNEVVTVRDKNKNIRIIKKGNLPISDRCFEYEKAQCDLNKDASSIVNDIIHDIGIMQ
- a CDS encoding glutamate mutase L gives rise to the protein MSQNKLLIDVGSTYFKVCANNQVEQHFRDFNKDIYDDLLSKCSDTISKFKKDEVFICSSANGGLTTLIIGITNSFSLKFATNIAYNSGINIINTVLYQDIETTSIPSDLIDVVIVVGGINSVDNVFDDKLFNYLGNLRFSNIVFAGTTKDAEYLSGNIQNLVVVENIINNKLHVVEEPLKQYLTNLYQADIEGKEDIKHLYDLTSNQIFSTPYIVNKTLSFIDSKFAVVNPFILIDIGGATTDIHYSKDLSYDNMVTENEYDRLVFKKLGVFKSKESLIFAAKNNEFVYELLAHLKVTENIFNEDSPKSLRILMQLAIFLVLYKVSEAHPLYIKLKLNLLKSIVLTGGITKVLSFEEAEDIISFFYKKILTSDIHPSIILDSNYDIWTLGITQQ